The Felis catus isolate Fca126 chromosome X, F.catus_Fca126_mat1.0, whole genome shotgun sequence genome includes a region encoding these proteins:
- the LOC109501563 gene encoding LOW QUALITY PROTEIN: uncharacterized protein LOC109501563 (The sequence of the model RefSeq protein was modified relative to this genomic sequence to represent the inferred CDS: inserted 2 bases in 1 codon; deleted 1 base in 1 codon): MAGLRAAARKPTNLAKVYSVIQGKTESPAAYLERLMETFRQYTPMNPEAPENQAAVVMAFVNQAATDIKKKLEKLEDLEGKQIQDLLRIAQRVYNNRETPEDRQLKATEEMTKVLAAVVQKPRDKQKPLDKDHCAYCKEKGHWGRRGSDPLPEPRVTLQVEGNPVQFLVDTGAQHSVLIRPHGKISEKSSWVQGATGIKKYPWTTQRTVDLGNGKVTHSFLVIPDSPCPLLGRDLLTKMGAQIHFTPGGPQVTGPHNQPMTILTLRLEDEYRLHQEPPSQSQNIEPWLQQFPEAWAETGGMGLAKHRPSXFIELKPGADPVRVRQYPMSMEARSGITPHIRRLLDLGILRPCHSAWNTPLLPVRKPNSADYRPVQDLREVNRRVMDIHPTVPNPYTLLSALSPERQWYTVLDLKDAFFSLPLAPKSQELFAFEWSDPERGINGQLTWTRLPQGFKNSPTLFDEALHEDLGEYWNQNPEVTLLQYVDDLLIAAETAEACLQGTKNLLRTLGALGYRASAKKAPICRSEVTYLRYLLREGQRWLTDARKETVLRIPRPTTRRQVREFLGSAGFCRLWIPWFAEMAKPLYLVTREQVPFEWTEETERAFQQIKLALLSAPALGLPDVSKPFHLFVDENKGVAKAVLTQLLGPWPRPVAYLSKRLDPVAAGWPPCLRMIAATALMVKDADKLTMGQELHVITPHAIEGVLKQPSDRWISNARLVHYRGLLLNPLRIIYAPPRTLNPASLLPDPDLDTPLHDCAEILAQLHGVREDLQDHPLPDAEVTWFTDGSSFVHQGQRYAGAAVTTETETVWAEPLPAGTSAQRAELVALTKALTLGKDKRLNVYTDSRYAFATAHIHGAIYRERGLLTAEGKTIKNKEEILALLKALWLPKRLAIVHCPGHQKPVTPVARGNNLADQVAREVALQVDCALMTTLPDPGSASLPESPTYTKEDLNWIQKLPMTQCLNGWWRAADCSIILPEEMGNKVLSKMHRATHMGTRKMQDLIRHARITIKDSRTKIEQIVTSCKACQLTNATNHGKNPGSRTRGTRPGAYWEIDFTEVTPGKYGYKYLLVFIDTFSGWTEAFPTKHETAQVVAKKMLEDIMPRYGFPTLIGSDNGPAFVSKHTHQEVWPRLRAIYENGPPPEPHQYRPGDWVYVWRHKQETLQPRWKGPYIVILTTPTGLKVDGIATWIHYTHARPADPFAVREDFVPEANTAWTVDQSKTHPLKLTLRRKPDPENRLRPKAWVSHTKTVAAALDPQ, from the exons ATGGCGGGTCTCCGGGCTGCTGCACGCAAGCCCACTAATTTGGCAAAAGTGTATTCAGTAATACAAGGTAAGACAGAGAGCCCTGCCGCTTATTTAGAAAGATTAATGGAAACCTTCAGACAGTATACCCCCATGAACCCCGAGGCCCCCGAAAATCAAGCTGCTGTTGTAATGGCCTTTGTAAATCAGGCAGCcactgatattaaaaagaaactcgAGAAACTAGAGGACCTGGAGGGAAAACAGATTCAGGACTTACTCCGCATTGCCCAGCGTGTCTATAATAATAGAGAGACTCCAGAGGACAGGCAACTTAAAGCCACCGAGGAAATGACCAAAGTCCTGGCCGCTGTTGTCCAAAAGCCCCGGGATAAACAAAAGCCCCTAGATAAGGACCATTGTGCCTATTGCAAAGAAAAAGGCCATTGG GGCAGACGGGGTTCGGATCCCCTCCCCGAACCTAGGGTAACGCTACAAGTGGAGGGGAACCCAGTTCAATTCCTAGTCGACACAGGGGCACAACATTCGGTCTTGATCAGACCCCAtggaaaaatttctgaaaaatcttCCTGGGTCCAAGGGGCTACCGGGATA AAAAAATATCCCTGGACCACCCAGAGGACTGTGGACCTAGGAAATGGAAAGGTCACCCATTCCTTCCTAGTCATCCCCGACAGCCCCTGCCCCTTATTAGGAAGAGACTTGCTCACTAAAATGGGGGCCCAGATTCATTTTACGCCAGGGGGCCCCCAAGTGACTGGCCCTCACAACCAACCCATGACCATACTTACTCTAAGATTAGAAGATGAATATCGACTCCATCAGGAGCCACCCTCACAAAGTCAAAACATAGAGCCCTGGCTCCAGCAGTTCCCAGAAGCCTGGGCTGAAACCGGGGGTATGGGGTTGGCTAAACATCGCCCATC ATTCATAGAGCTGAAACCGGGGGCAGATCCAGTTCGGGTCCGACAGTACCCGATGTCAATGGAGGCCAGAAGTGGCATCACGCCACATATCCGTCGCCTCCTAGACTTGGGCATCTTGCGTCCCTGCCATTCAGCCTGGAACACCCCCCTGCTGCCTGTACGAAAACCTAACAGTGCGGACTACCGTCCGGTACAAGATCTGAGAGAAGTTAACCGCCGAGTCATGGACATACACCCAACAGTGCCCAACCCCTATACCCTCCTAAGTGCCCTCAGCCCAGAAAGACAATGGTATACTGTCCTTGAtttaaaagatgcttttttcAGCCTGCCTCTGGCCCCCAAAAGCCAAGAGCTCTTCGCCTTCGAGTGGTCCGACCCTGAGAGGGGCATAAatgggcaactcacctggaccCGGCTCCCCCAAGGATTTAAAAACTCACCCACCTTGTTCGATGAGGCACTTCACGAGGATCTGGGTGAGTACTGGAATCAAAACCCCGAAGTGACTCTCTTGCAGTACGTTGACGATCTTTTAATCGCCGCTGAGACTGCTGAAGCTTGCTTGCAAGGCACCAAAAACCTCCTCCGGACACTTGGTGCCCTGGGGTACCGGGCTTCAGCAAAGAAAGCCCCAATTTGCAGATCCGAGGTAACCTACTTGCGGTATCTGTTAAGAGAAGGCCAACGATGGCTCACTGATGCACGGAAGGAAACCGTCCTCCGCATCCCCCGACCCACAACGCGAAGGCAGGTAAGAGAATTCCTGGGATCGGCCGGGTTCTGCCGCTTGTGGATACCTTGGTTCGCCGAGATGGCTAAGCCTCTTTACCTGGTCACCCGAGAACAGGTGCCCTTTGAATGGACAGAGGAAACTGAACGGGCTTTCCAGCAAATTAAGCTCGCCCTGTTGTCGGCACCAGCCTTAGGGCTCCCCGATGTCTCCAAACCCTTTCATCTCTTCGTAGATGAAAATAAGGGGGTAGCCAAAGCAGTGCTGACGCAACTCCTTGGCCCATGGCCCAGGCCCGTTGCCTATCTTTCAAAAAGACTGGACCCAGTAGCGGCTGGCTGGCCCCCTTGCCTCCGTATGATCGCTGCTACAGCTCTAATGGTAAAGGATGCTGATAAGTTAACTATGGGACAAGAGTTACATGTCATAACCCCTCATGCCATCGAGGGAGTCCTCAAACAACCTTCTGACCGATGGATAAGTAACGCCCGACTGGTTCACTACCGGGGACTATTATTAAATCCCCTCAGAATCATTTATGCTCCCCCCCGAACACTAAACCCTGCCTCCCTGTTACCAGACCCGGACTTGGATACCCCCCTCCATGACTGCGCTGAGATACTGGCACAGCTTCACGGAGTTCGGGAAGATTTACAGGATCACCCGCTACCAGACGCCGAGGTTACCTGGTTCACTGACGGCAGCAGCTTTGTACATCAGGGTCAAAGGTACGCGGGGGCAGCAGTCACAACTGAAACTGAGACTGTTTGGGCAGAGCCTTTGCCAGCTGGCACCTCTGCCCAACGGGCTGAACTTGTGGCCTTAACCAAGGCACTGActttgggaaaagacaagagactAAACGTGTATACCGATAGCAGATATGCTTTTGCTACGGCACACATACATGGAGCTATATACAGAGAGAGGGGACTGTTAACTGCAGAggggaaaactatcaaaaacaaagaagaaatattggcTCTTTTAAAGGCACTCTGGCTGCCTAAACGACTAGCCATCGTACATTGCCCAGGCCACCAAAAACCGGTCACACCAGTGGCCAGAGGAAATAATTTGGCTGACCAGGTGGCCCGAGAGGTGGCCTTACAGGTGGACTGTGCTTTAATGACCACCCTACCAGACCCCGGTTCAGCTAGTTTACCAGAAAGTCCCACCTACACTAAAGAAGACCTAAACTGGATCCAAAAATTGCCTATGACTCAGTGCCTTAACGGATGGTGGAGAGCAGCAGACTGTAGCATAATCCTcccagaagaaatgggaaataaagtCTTATCCAAGATGCACCGAGCCACTCATATGGGCACAAGAAAAATGCAAGACTTAATAAGACATGCTAGGATCACCATTAAAGACTCTAGGACAAAAATTGAACAGATAGTTACTAGCTGTAAAGCTTGCCAACTAACTAACGCCACCAACCACGGGAAAAACCCTGGCTCCAGAACCCGCGGAACCAGGCCGGGAGCCTATTGGGAAATAGACTTCACCGAGGTAACGCCTGGAAAATATGGATACAAATATTTGTTAGTGTTTATAGATACCTTTTCAGGATGGACAGAGGCCTTCCCCACCAAGCATGAGACTGCGCAGGTAGTAGCAAAGAAAATGTTGGAAGACATCATGCCCAGGTACGGATTCCCTACCCTAATAGGATCAGACAACGGACCAGCATTCGTTTCAAAG CACACCCACCAGGAAGTTTGGCCCAGATTGAGAGCCATTTATGAGAACGGGCCCCCTCCTGAGCCGCATCAATACCGACCCGGAGATTGGGTATACGTGTGGAGACACAAGCAAGAGACCCTCCAACCACGgtggaagggaccctacattgTGATCCTAACCACACCCACTGGTCTCAAAGTCGACGGGATTGCTACCTGGATCCATTACACCCACGCCCGACCAGCTGATCCCTTTGCGGTTCGAGAAGACTTCGTGCCAGAAGCCAACACCGCCTGGACGGTTGACCAGAGTAAGACCCATCCTTTAAAACTGACTCTGCGTCGAAAACCTGACCCCGAAAACCGGCTGAGACCAAAGGCCTGGGTGTCCCATACCAAGACTGTTGCTGCAGCTCTGGACCCACAATGA